The following is a genomic window from Mus pahari chromosome 1, PAHARI_EIJ_v1.1, whole genome shotgun sequence.
NNNNNNNNNNNNNNNNNNNNNNNNNNNNNNNNNNNNNNNNNNNNNNNNNNNNNNNNNNNNNNNNNNNNNNNNNNNNNNNNNNNNNNNNNNNNNNNNNNNNNNNNNNNNNNNNNNNNNNNNNNNNNNNNNNNNNNNNNNNNNNNNNNNNNNNNNNNNNNNNNNNNNNNNNNNNNNNNNNNNNNNNNNNNNNNNNNNNNNNNNNNNNNNNNNNNNNNNNNNNNNNNNNNNNNNNNNNNNNNNNNNNNNNNNNNNNNNNNNNNNNNNNNNNNNNNNNNNNNNNNNNNNNNNNNNNNNNNNNNNNNNNNNNNNNNNNNNNNNNNNNNNNNNNNNNNNNNNNNNNNNNNNNNNNNNNNNaaaaaaaaaaaaaaaaaaaaaaaaaggcaacaaatATATAACTATCAGTAAATGAAATAACGGAACCATATGCTTCAAACCTGTGACTTTTAGAGCATGTGAATTTCAGCACAATAAAGCTATTACTCACATTAAGGAGAGCCATGGCTCCCATCCTAAGATCTGACACTGAGCATGTACTATTGACTaagctctcttctttctttaagatttattgattatatggATGAGTGCTTTGTctacttatgtgtatatgcaccatTTGCATGCAGTGTGCGGTGAACCCAACAGGACGTTAGATCCTGTCTCAGTTAGGTTTCTCCTGGACcattgtgagttgccatgtaggtACTAGAAAGCAAAGCCAGGTCTtttgcaggagcagccagtgtcctttCCCACCAACCCCTTTCGAGCCCGAGAAACCCTTATTAGTGTGCTTTACCTGGAATGTTGCATTTCGTGTTCTGGTTAACCCTGGGAATTTATCTATTTTACAGAGAAGGCTATCTAGGCACAGAACAATGTGGCAATGTATGGAAAGTATACAAgttgcagaactggaactcagtCCAGGCAGCCTATCAGTCCAGGCAGCCTAGCTACAGAGCAAAACCAATTAGCCCAAACCTTCTACTCATGGTAGAAAGACCTAGCCCACGCTTCCTGGGGCTCCTGGACCCACctccacacaccccacacacacacatacactgtccACTACACTCACTCTAGAGCTGAGCACGCACTCTGCTCTGATTACACTCTATTGCTTCCCTCACTAGGCTGTCAACTCAGTGAGGATGGGAACTATGTGTGGTCCACAGAGGTCAAATTTAAAGTAAGTGTGTCAAATCAAAGCGCCAATAAAGTCCTATTACCTTTGAAATCTTTGAAGTCACCTTGGCGTGGATAATTCCTGTGGAGTCCATTAGAGAGCATCAAATCACCTGACGCTAAAGTTACAAGTAACTGTGCCATCTGACATGGATCGGGAACCAAACAAGTTCcccacactcttaaccactgaaccatctcttagCTACACACCTTTTTTGAAAGGTGGTCTCAATTTGTAAttcaagttggccttgaatttacactCTATCTcaacctcttgagtgctaggattacaagcccAAAACAGCTTTCAGGGCACTGAAGGGACATATTGTTGAAGCCAGGTTTGCTAAGACTGTGTTTTGGAATGGTAAatgaagatcttttttttttttttttaaagatttatgtattattatatttaagtacattgtagctatcttcagatactccagaagagggagtcatcttgttagggatggttatgagccaccatgtggttgctgggatttgaactccggaccttcggaagagcagtcggtgctcttacccactgagccatctcaccagcccccggtaAATGAAGATCTAATGGAGTTGGAGCCATTCCACTCAAAGTAACATATTCCAGCCAAAGTTTTTCCAAGGAGCATTCTTGCTGGGGAAACAGTCAGGTGGGACTCTGGGGGACACAGAGCAATTTTAAGGCTTCCTTAGGCTTCTTAGTAACCAAAAGGAGACTTCAGATAACCATGTTTTCTGGTCTCAGTAAGTGAAATCAACTTGTTTTTTTCCTAGTTGAGCAGGAGAGTTTCTGTTTACAGAATACACTGAGGGGAGAGTTGCCCAAGACTTCAGGAAAGAGAGCTTTACTCTCCTCCCAAAGGTCATGGGAGGAGCTTGTCCCTGAAGTCCTTCACATTGCCCTACAGTAACTGCGCCTTCTGTTTTTTCTCCACTGAGCCCTCACTAAAGGCTGGCTTGGTTATACTCCAAGATCTACCTGCCAAACAGACCTACCTGCTGTACTGCTGGAAGCCCCTCCTCCTTCTGGTTCAGAGTGAGGTGGGCAATTCTAAAGGGGATAGTCACAAGGACCATTCTACTCTAGCCCTCCCACATCCAGAGCACAGAATCAGTTCCTCCTGGGAGATCTTGGGTCTGGGAATCCATGCTATGCCAGGCCAGACCATCAAAACCCTTCTCTGCTGTGTGTGCAAAACACAATCAGGCCTCAGCACTTATCCTAGACACCTCACTTCTCCTTAGCCTGCTCCTGAACCCTCTCTACagacttcctgttttctttctttagtccagtgattctcaaccttcccaatgctatgaccctttaatacagtcccccAGGTTATGGTAACCCCCACcattgttgctacttcataactataattttgctaccattatgaatcgtaatgtaaatatctgtgttttacaATGGTCTTAGGCAAACACCAAAGGGGTCTTGACCAATGTGGGTTAAGAGCCGCTGCTTTAGGAGCTGCCCTCAGGGAAGCCAAGGTgatgggtttgtttatttattggcatgtatatgtgtgtagtacgCATGCATGTTCCTGAGTGTGGGGGCACTTGTGCAGGTGCATATGGTGTCCGCCTGTCTTCCTTAGTTGCTCTCCACCTTTTATGCTGAGGCAGGTTCTGTCACTTGGACCCAGAGCTCAATGATTTGGTTAGCCTAGCTTGCCAGCTTGCCCTGGGACCCCTACATCTATCTTCTAAGGGCTGGGACTACAGGAGGTCTGTCTGCCACACCAGACTGGCATCGACACAGGTGCTGGCAGTCTGAACTGGACTCTCATACTGATGCAGCTATCATTTCTACTGACTCAGCCATCTTCCTTGACCCTGGCAAACACATGgttcacagacacatgcacgcaAAACACccttacatattaaataaaacaaattttaaaaataaaccttaaaaaaaaaaaaattcaccccaAGACAGGCAGATGGCTTAATGGATGAACTGTTCGGTTTGGttctgctttttgctttgtttgggtttttgggtttgttttttgttttgttttgctttttttttttttaaattattttatgtatgtgagtacatacacaccagaagagggcatcagatcccattacagatgatttctgggaattgaactcaggacctctggaagagcagttagtgctctcaaccgctgagtcatctctccagccctgggtgaACTGTTCTTGCTATACAACTGACAGTTGGAAGCAGAAAACCAACTCTGAAGTTGttcttgacctccacatgtacaaccccctccccaaagcacatcatgcacacactcactgataataAATCAAACAGTAGTTccaggtcaggtgtggtggcgcgcgcacgcgcatgcacgcacacacgcacgcacacctttcatctcagcactcaggggtaAAGGTAAGCAGATCTGTGAACTgcgggccagcctggcctacacagtgagttccaggacagccagggctatgtggagagagaccttatctcaaaataaaaacaaaacgcAAAACAATCAGTTCCTCCAGTCTCCCTCCTAAAATGTCACCTTTGCCTGTAagctcttctcctctttcctcttacAATCCCCTGAAATTGAGTGGGCTCTCACTACATGCTCAAGACTTGCATCAACTAATTCACTCCTAGTGACAACACTGTGCTATGAACACTGTTCAAACACTGCAGAAACAGAAGCGTAGAAAAGTAGCACAAAGCTGTGTTAGTATGTGGCAAAGAGGGCATACCAATGTAAACAGATCTAACTCCAAAGTGCATCTTTGAAACTATACGCACTGATCCTATATATCTGTGAAACTATACGCACTGGTCCTCCCCTGCCAGTGTCCTGGACCAGAGTCCTGGCTTCAGACTCTTACCTCCTCCTTTCCCGGTGCCACCATGGCTTCCCAAGGAAGTGTTCTAGGAACACTCCTTTGCCAAAGCTTATACGATCTTAACTAAGCATAGGGGTAAACATTTTCCCTCAGAAGCCCCCAATGTCTAATCTATACCGGCTGAAAGGTTGAATGAACATTTAACAGAATCAAAAAAAGCCAGtttcaagccgggcatggtggcgcacgcctttaatcccagcactcgggaggcagaggaggcagatttctgagtttgaggccagcctggtctacaaagtgagttccaggacagccagagctatacagagaaaccctgtctcgaaaaaccaaaaaaaNaaaaaaaaaaaaaaaaaagccagtttcTAGCGTCAGGAAGATGATTCTGCCTTTCATAGCTTTCCTCTTCTGCCAGGTCACCCACCTGCAGACCTCCTGGGTTAAGGTTCCCGAATTGGGCCAGGGATGCTGTCTGCTTTCTCAGAACTGTGCTGTTTCCCAAACAAGACCTcaagtgtcccccccccccccgaatgcCCTTGGTAGGAGGTGCTCTATACTCTGGCTAGTTCCATGCTGTTCAGCAGCTGGACAGGCAGTTCGTACTAGAAGAAAGCTCTGGCTATGCAAAGCTTGAGGCCTACACTCTaggctctgcccctgcctctccaggactctgagaaacttcctttcattctttctgcatCTGTGCATTCGGAATACCGCTAAACACAACCCCTGGGCTGATCCCAGAAAGATTTAGTCTGCTCTTACCTGCCACCCCTTTCAGGGTCTTGTGCACAGCGTCCACACAGCTCTGACAATTCATCTGCACTGCAAACTCTAGCTGTGAGGGAAGCAAGGCCCGGGTACGTCTCAGACATGATCCTGACTCGCCACCTATTTATTCCACATGACTACTCTTCAAATTCCTTCTTTATTATCTCATGAACATTCCAGGATCGTGGTcttaccctcccccactcccactgtgaGGGGCatccccacccctaaccccagAGTTTCACCTCCCCAGGAGCCtgttctttcctggcttcccaAGATAATGATCACCCCAAGGGCTGAAGTTATGCGAGGCTCCACATGAAGCTTTTACTCACCGCACACACAGTCCTACCGTCCCCCGACTTCGAAGCCATCCTGTCTGTTGTCACTGCCTGGGCCGCACAACCGGTAGGGTCCAGAGACCAACGCAACTCTGCTTTGTGGGATGGGCGGAGTCTCGGGGGCCGCCCTTAGCTCCACCTCCTTGGCGCGTGCGCTCGCTAGGCTGAGGCCTCAGAGCTGTCCCGTAGTGCTACCGGCCGCGCAGGCGCATTGATGCGGTTTCCTTAGTAACCATTTGGCGTCCTCTACCCGCTCAACGGGAACCACCTGGTAAAGATGGAATCACACAGTCAGGAACCCGACCTCAAACCGATTTACCACCGGTTGCTGAGTCCGCTGTCGCTCTTCCCCAGCAAGCCGAAGCCTCCTCCAGAGCCTCCGAAGCGCCCCTCTCAAGATGCCGAGCCTTTGCAATCCATCCCGTTGGCTAAGCTGAAAGTTGGGCCGCTGTGCCGCCAGGTGTCCAAGCGGCTAGCAAGCAGCGGGAGGGCGGCACGAGTAACTGCCAAGGACCGACTTCGTCTCACTGAGGTCATCCTAGAAGAGCTGAAGTGCAACTGGCGGGAACCTCCTTTAGAACCCATTCTGGACTACGAAAACAACCAGAAGCTGCGGCGGCGGCTAGAATCCTACGTGCTGATTAGTAGTGAGCAGCTCTTCGTACGCTACCTGCACCTGCTGGTGACCCTGCCGACGTCTAGAAGGGTCTTCACTGAATCAGCCACCCTCAGCCGGTTGGCAGTCAACCTTGCCAGGGATTGCACAGTCTTCCTCACCAGTCCTGATGTCTATCGCTGCCTGCTGGCTGATTTTCAGACCTTGTTAAATTTAAAGCACACCCAGGGAGACATAGTCAAATTGcgtccccctccctgtccccctggGACTTTCAAGCTCTGTCCAATTCCCTGGTCTCACAGCACTGGCTTGGACCATGTGCCATGCTCTAGCCTCAACCTGAACTACCTTGTCCAACTCAGCCGCCCGTATGATTTCCCCAGTGAGCCCGAACCTGATCCAGTGGAAGAGTTGAAATCCATCCCCCAGCTGAAGAGCAGACAGCAGCTCCTCTGGGTGCCCTCCatgataaaggaaaaagaaattgaagggaGACCCTCACCGATGGTACCACTGCCTAGCAGTTCTCCCAGCAGTGAGAGTCCCCAATTCCCCACTTCACCAGTCCATTCCTGGCTCCAAAGGGGCCAGTCCATGCCCTGTCTTCATGAGGGGTGGACTCTGGCAGATGAATTgggccttcttcctccctcccctcatcccctcacCCCGCTGATCTTGGCTTCAGAGAGTAAACCACTACCATTCCGGGACATAGTGGCTGAGGATCTGAAGCAGAAAATGAAGATCATGACAATGGAGTGGAGTCGCTACTCCCTGCTGGACTCTGGCCTGCCTCCCCTCCTCGGGGTCCTTACCCGGCGCCTATCTGCGCAGCACCACCTAGAGGAACTGCAGCAAATGATCAAGAGCCTGCAGGAGGAAGAAGCCTCCGGAAAGTGGGATCTCCAACCTCCAAGAGTCATCCCGCTTCACCCACAGCCAGTCACTGTTACTTTGAAGGTACACGATCAAGTCATAGTCCAGGTAGCCACTGTCCAACTCTCTGAAAGATACTTTAATGACTCTTTCCACGTTGAGGGGGCTGGAGTCCTATACAACCATCTGACTGGGGAACTGGATTGTAAAGCCATCGAAGAAATGGATTCGGATCGCCTTGTTGGGAACACCACCAAAGAGGTATACAAGGAACTGATGAGCCGAGTCTCTATTAATCACTTATCTTTTGAGGAAGGAGCCCAAATTGAGCCTTCAGCAGATAAAGACTGGTCCTCCTACTTGGCCTCAGCTTTTCTATACCAAGATAAACATATGCCAATCATCAACCATAATCTGGTTGGATTTTACTCCAGAAGAACAAGCACTCCGCAGCCAATCCCTGAGAAGATGCCTTCTCTCACATTACCCCCAAGGCACAAAAGCTGGGACAAGCGACCAAACAGACACAGTGTATGGATGAACTGGATGAAACCCTCGGTGTCTTCAGAGGACTACTTCAAGTACCTCTCCTCTCAGGAGTCGGATTTCCTCCACGTCATCTTCCAAATGTATGAAAAAGAGGCTCCTGTGGAGGCACCAATCCCTGTCCAAG
Proteins encoded in this region:
- the Ccdc87 gene encoding coiled-coil domain-containing protein 87, which encodes MESHSQEPDLKPIYHRLLSPLSLFPSKPKPPPEPPKRPSQDAEPLQSIPLAKLKVGPLCRQVSKRLASSGRAARVTAKDRLRLTEVILEELKCNWREPPLEPILDYENNQKLRRRLESYVLISSEQLFVRYLHLLVTLPTSRRVFTESATLSRLAVNLARDCTVFLTSPDVYRCLLADFQTLLNLKHTQGDIVKLRPPPCPPGTFKLCPIPWSHSTGLDHVPCSSLNLNYLVQLSRPYDFPSEPEPDPVEELKSIPQLKSRQQLLWVPSMIKEKEIEGRPSPMVPLPSSSPSSESPQFPTSPVHSWLQRGQSMPCLHEGWTLADELGLLPPSPHPLTPLILASESKPLPFRDIVAEDLKQKMKIMTMEWSRYSLLDSGLPPLLGVLTRRLSAQHHLEELQQMIKSLQEEEASGKWDLQPPRVIPLHPQPVTVTLKVHDQVIVQVATVQLSERYFNDSFHVEGAGVLYNHLTGELDCKAIEEMDSDRLVGNTTKEVYKELMSRVSINHLSFEEGAQIEPSADKDWSSYLASAFLYQDKHMPIINHNLVGFYSRRTSTPQPIPEKMPSLTLPPRHKSWDKRPNRHSVWMNWMKPSVSSEDYFKYLSSQESDFLHVIFQMYEKEAPVEAPIPVQEYLDIQQPPPLLQDEELEFMPGKWDWSSVIENGSGPGKAYIHNLQQRLKRLWVMLEVPEQNRLDMVIKYSSNARLQQLPALIKAWEQVLKPIQKRELLLGRLEWFEQQASDPNRFFQKPDLLMNRLLEENRFRSYLQRKLNRMESSLVSLLEKIESVFGEPVTFKGRSYLKKMKQDKVEMLYWLQQQRRIRNLTRAQKTFHQSSMFTGSSSQALVAPGNTPTTR